A region of the Dreissena polymorpha isolate Duluth1 chromosome 6, UMN_Dpol_1.0, whole genome shotgun sequence genome:
CTTCTATTCACTCACACATTGGGATCTTTATTTTATTCACTCATTTTTGGGTGCGTATTATTTGCATCCCGGTAACGGGTGCTTTATCGTGAGCTTTTGCATTATTATCAGTCGAAAATATGCAAAATCACAACTACATGTATTTGGCATGTATACACGGATATCATTTGTTAACATCTCTTCTCAACTTTCAGCCATGAGTAAACGAAAGCGAGACCGTTCGCCTCCAATTGTGAAATCGATAACCGCGCAGGTTGTGCCAGCGGTGACACAATTTATCCTTAAAACTTTAACGGATATGGGCGTCACCAAGCCGGCAAACGCAAACAATTCCCCGTCTGGTTCCAACAGCCAGGTGCAAAGTGACACAGTGTCACAACTACTGGATCTTTTCACATTAACGACCGGACCCCAATCCGATGGCCGTCAAACTTCAATGAATTCGATTCCAATACAACCTCTGTCACCAGCCCCGCCTCAAGGTATTTCATTGTCTGCAGGCGTTGATCCCAAGCTTAAAGCCAAAATCTGGGCAGATCAATTTCTTGCGTTGGCTTCCCTAATTAATTCTAAGGAATCGGGGACTCTATGTATGAAGCACAACCCAGACGTTTCCATAGCATTACACAGGTCTGAGGCGGAAGATATTAAGAACATGGAGGCTTGGCATAAAGCTTGGACGATTTTCGTCGCCATCTACACAGAGAGACAACCAACATCTGCACCAGCTCTAATGAAGTACTCCGCTACCATCCAGCATCTAGCTAAGCAGGCGGGAGTTTATTCAGCAATCCAATATGATGTGCAATTTCGCAAAATCAAAGAGGATGCCCCATCTGTTCACCTTGGGATACACCTAACAATGAACTCTACAATAAAGCACTTGCAGAAGGTATAAGCTACCGTTTTCGACAGCAACCTGCTAACCAGTCCTTTCGGGTGCAGAAAATTGACAGACCATGCAACCTCTACAACTATTTGTCATGCTACCGACACAACTGCAAATACATGCACGTATGCAAATATTACAGGGGAGGACACCCTCAACGAGTTTGTACTAAGCAACAATCAAGAACTCAAGTGGCTGCAGGTCCACCATCTACCACATCAAACAGAGGGCGACCGAATGTCCCCACAACTCAACGGCCAACACAACAACAATCGACCATCTCCGCTCCCACCATCCTCAAATAGTCACATTGATGTAGTAACACCTGTTAAGGTTGATAGATTACGTTTTTGGCTGAAAGGCTATGATTACGACATTTCTAGTCATTTACTTTCGGGTTTTACTTTTGGATTCACTATACCTTTTCTTGGTACTACATCTTCTACACCAGTTAGTAATCTTCTTTCTGCTACTCAATACCCGACACTTGTTT
Encoded here:
- the LOC127836379 gene encoding uncharacterized protein LOC127836379: MVGAFFVYTHTVGAFFYSLTHWDLYFIHSFLGAYYLHPGNGCFIVSFCIIISRKYAKSQLHVFGMYTRISFVNISSQLSAMSKRKRDRSPPIVKSITAQVVPAVTQFILKTLTDMGVTKPANANNSPSGSNSQVQSDTVSQLLDLFTLTTGPQSDGRQTSMNSIPIQPLSPAPPQGISLSAGVDPKLKAKIWADQFLALASLINSKESGTLCMKHNPDVSIALHRSEAEDIKNMEAWHKAWTIFVAIYTERQPTSAPALMKYSATIQHLAKQAGVYSAIQYDVQFRKIKEDAPSVHLGIHLTMNSTIKHLQKV